The following are encoded together in the Acidobacteriota bacterium genome:
- a CDS encoding TIM barrel protein produces the protein MRNKTVGSPDTGRIPRRQFLAGGATAATALAVGAVPGASAARAAQPADGGAFQLKYAPHFGMFRHHAGDDHIDQLRFMHDEGFRALEDNGMGGREPALQEKIAAELDRLGMEMGVFVAHTSWGGVSFASSDSSVREAIEADMKKAVEIGKRVNATWCTVVPGQLDPGLEWEYQTANVVENLKRAAAILEPAGLVAVLEPLNHWTNHPGVFLTGIPQAYQVCKAVGSPSVKILDDLYHQQITEGNLIPNLDRAWDEIAYIQVGDNPGRKEPTTGEINYLNVFRHLKSKGFDGIVGMEHGNSKPGREGERAVIDAYRECDA, from the coding sequence ATGCGTAACAAGACAGTCGGTTCTCCTGATACTGGCCGGATTCCGCGCCGGCAGTTCCTCGCCGGGGGCGCTACGGCGGCAACCGCGCTTGCCGTCGGCGCGGTTCCCGGAGCGTCCGCGGCGCGTGCCGCCCAGCCTGCAGACGGAGGCGCATTCCAGCTCAAGTACGCGCCCCACTTCGGGATGTTCCGGCACCACGCGGGCGACGACCACATCGACCAGCTCCGCTTCATGCACGACGAGGGGTTCCGCGCCCTCGAGGACAACGGCATGGGCGGTCGCGAGCCGGCGCTCCAGGAGAAGATCGCCGCGGAGCTGGACCGCCTGGGAATGGAGATGGGCGTCTTCGTGGCCCACACGTCCTGGGGCGGCGTGAGTTTCGCCTCCTCCGACTCCTCGGTCCGCGAGGCGATCGAGGCCGACATGAAGAAGGCGGTCGAAATCGGCAAGAGGGTGAACGCGACCTGGTGCACCGTCGTCCCCGGCCAGCTCGATCCGGGCCTCGAGTGGGAGTACCAGACCGCCAACGTGGTCGAGAACCTGAAACGGGCCGCTGCGATCCTGGAGCCGGCCGGCCTCGTGGCGGTGCTCGAGCCGCTCAATCACTGGACGAACCATCCGGGCGTGTTCCTGACGGGTATCCCGCAGGCGTACCAAGTCTGCAAGGCCGTCGGCTCGCCCTCGGTCAAGATCCTCGACGATCTCTACCATCAGCAGATCACGGAAGGGAACCTGATCCCGAACCTCGACCGGGCCTGGGATGAGATCGCCTACATCCAGGTCGGCGACAACCCGGGGCGCAAGGAACCGACGACGGGCGAGATCAACTACCTCAACGTGTTCCGGCACCTGAAGAGCAAGGGCTTCGACGGCATCGTGGGCATGGAGCACGGAAACTCGAAGCCGGGCCGGGAAGGCGAGCGGGCGGTGATCGACGCTTACCGGGAGTGCGACGCCTGA
- a CDS encoding Nramp family divalent metal transporter has product MSSGTCVEQKSDPYTVREGGAAPPPTSWRKRLRHLGPSVVISGAIVGSGEMILTSGLGAAAGFVMLWWVLLSCWIKSLIQAELARYTLVSGDTYVRAINRLPFRIRIGRGHVSFAVAITLIALVPALLGMGGIIGGAGQALTLLVPAVPSTLAAGLLAVITIAVLTTGSYRILENVMLALVIIFTGATLVCAILMQGTEFAVTRAELASGFTFSFPPEFIVAAMAVYGYSGVNSAETSAYQYWCVEKGYPNFIGRSDAPGWETRARGWIKVMQTDAWVTLVLLTCATVPFYLLGAGVLKKLGKEPDGLETISMLSEMFTQTLGPWSLWLFGAGAFCILFSTMISFIAGEARYIPDYIMELGYLKRQNLAARRSWIRGYCTIVPIFCFTVYMWIQNPRLLITIGALVAGMLLPIQSGAVLWLQKKRMDPRMRPGRGIRAGIWAIFLVELALAGLVIRYVALEPILN; this is encoded by the coding sequence ATGTCCTCAGGCACCTGCGTCGAACAGAAGAGCGATCCCTACACCGTCCGCGAGGGCGGCGCGGCCCCACCGCCAACGAGCTGGCGCAAGCGGCTGCGCCATCTCGGTCCGAGCGTCGTCATCTCCGGCGCGATCGTCGGTTCGGGCGAGATGATTCTCACCTCGGGCCTGGGCGCCGCGGCCGGCTTCGTCATGCTGTGGTGGGTGCTGCTTTCCTGCTGGATCAAGTCCCTGATCCAGGCGGAACTCGCCCGCTACACGCTGGTTTCGGGCGACACCTACGTGCGGGCGATAAACCGTCTCCCCTTCCGCATCCGGATCGGCCGCGGCCACGTCAGCTTCGCGGTCGCCATCACCCTGATCGCCCTGGTTCCCGCACTGCTGGGTATGGGCGGCATCATCGGCGGCGCCGGCCAGGCTCTGACCCTGCTGGTCCCGGCCGTGCCGTCGACCCTCGCCGCCGGACTGCTGGCCGTGATCACCATTGCCGTCCTGACCACGGGCTCCTACCGGATCCTGGAGAACGTGATGCTTGCGCTGGTCATCATCTTCACCGGCGCCACGCTGGTGTGCGCGATCCTGATGCAGGGCACGGAGTTCGCCGTCACCCGGGCCGAACTCGCGTCCGGCTTCACGTTCAGCTTTCCGCCCGAGTTCATCGTCGCCGCCATGGCCGTCTACGGCTACTCGGGCGTCAACTCAGCGGAAACATCCGCCTACCAGTACTGGTGCGTCGAGAAGGGCTACCCGAACTTCATCGGCCGCAGCGATGCACCGGGGTGGGAGACGCGCGCCCGGGGCTGGATCAAGGTCATGCAGACGGACGCCTGGGTCACGCTGGTCCTGCTGACCTGCGCGACCGTGCCCTTCTACCTGCTCGGCGCCGGCGTGCTGAAGAAACTCGGCAAGGAGCCCGACGGCCTGGAGACGATCTCCATGCTGTCCGAGATGTTCACCCAGACCCTGGGCCCCTGGTCGCTGTGGCTGTTCGGCGCCGGCGCATTCTGCATCCTGTTCTCGACGATGATCTCGTTCATCGCCGGCGAGGCCCGCTACATCCCCGACTACATCATGGAGCTGGGCTACCTGAAGCGGCAGAACCTGGCCGCCCGGAGATCCTGGATCCGCGGCTACTGCACGATCGTCCCGATCTTCTGTTTCACCGTCTACATGTGGATCCAGAACCCGCGACTGCTGATCACGATCGGCGCCCTGGTCGCCGGGATGCTGCTGCCGATTCAGAGCGGCGCCGTGCTCTGGCTTCAGAAGAAGCGGATGGACCCCCGCATGCGCCCGGGCCGGGGGATCCGCGCCGGGATCTGGGCCATCTTCCTGGTCGAGCTGGCCCTGGCCGGGCTCGTCATCCGCTACGTGGCACTCGAGCCTATTCTCAACTGA
- a CDS encoding PDZ domain-containing protein, producing MQATAHRIRLLTPAIVAIATGTLAPALHAIDVTDTRLLSQPAVSADHVAFAYAGDLWIAGRDGSSPRRLTSHEGTETGPRFSPDGTLVAFSAEYDGNIDVFVMPAAGGEPTRLTWHPGADLAQGFTVDGSAVLFASQRSMFTNRHFQLFTVPLTGGLPTKLPIPHGLRASFSSDGRRIAYIPTPERFQQWKNYRGGTTSRIWIYDTGDHSVQTIPQPEGRSNDTNPTWIGNRVFFRSDRDGEFNLFSFDTGSGEIVRHSDFEDFHVEDLSGSTDTVIYEQAGYLHVYDPASDRHERLRIGVAADLTETRSRWVEGPENIRSASISPTGARAAFGYRGEVLTLPAKKGDARNLTRTPGVHERDPAWSPDGASIAFFSDEGGEYGLHVRDQQSGEVRRYELGGERGGSGFYHGPEWSPDGDKISYVDNSMTLFVIDLDDGDVAKVASEYYYGPSFPPRPGHSWAPDSRYVAYTLNTRSYMQQVFVYDVEAETSHPVTDGLSEVGEPVFDRSGDYLYFRASTDAGPVKHWFAMSNADMELSSAIYLAVLRQDGESPLAAESDEEAVESDEGDAEAEEGNDTEAEADSDGEDAEGPRVEIDFEGLNQRILALPVQAGGYSNLEAGEAGKLYYLRSQPAGRFGGGGGDLVLFNLEDREETVLLSGVGGFSLSADGKKLLYAGQNDFGIANAGGKIDRAQSAMAVDKLTVRIDPRAEWRQIYDEVWRINRDYFYDPGMHGADWPAMAEKYSGFLADVATRADLNKVLRWMCSEIAVGHHRVGGGDRRADPERVGGGLLGADFEIADGRYRFAHVLGGLNWNPELRAPLTEPGVSVSAGEYLLAVNGVDLEAADNVFARFENTAGKITDITVGPNADGSGSRTVSVVPIPNESALRNREWVEGNLAKVDEATDGRVAYVYVPNTTTLGHTYFKRYFFPQVHKQALIVDERFNGGGQVADYYIDHLRRPYISHWATRYGADFRTPSAAILGPKVMIIDETAGSGGDLLPWMFRKLGLGPLVGKRTWGGLVGTLGFPILMDGGFVTAPNLAIWTEDGFVVENVGVPPDVDVEQWPADIIAGRDPQLEKAIEIVLEQLESNPPAEPAKPPFPIRVRR from the coding sequence ATGCAAGCAACCGCGCACAGGATCCGTTTACTGACCCCTGCCATCGTCGCCATCGCGACCGGCACGCTGGCACCCGCCCTTCACGCGATCGACGTCACGGACACGAGACTGCTGTCCCAGCCCGCAGTGAGCGCGGACCACGTGGCGTTCGCCTATGCCGGCGACCTCTGGATCGCCGGCCGCGACGGCTCCAGTCCGCGGCGGCTGACCTCCCACGAGGGGACGGAGACGGGTCCCCGCTTCTCTCCCGACGGCACTCTGGTGGCGTTCAGCGCCGAGTACGACGGCAACATCGATGTCTTCGTCATGCCCGCCGCGGGCGGTGAGCCGACGCGGCTCACCTGGCACCCGGGCGCCGATCTGGCCCAGGGCTTCACCGTCGACGGTTCGGCCGTGCTGTTCGCTTCCCAGCGCAGCATGTTCACGAACCGCCACTTCCAGCTCTTCACCGTGCCGCTGACCGGTGGCCTGCCCACGAAGCTGCCGATCCCGCACGGGCTGCGCGCCAGCTTTTCGTCCGACGGCCGCCGCATCGCCTACATCCCGACGCCCGAGCGCTTCCAGCAGTGGAAGAACTACCGCGGCGGGACAACGTCACGGATCTGGATCTACGACACCGGGGACCACTCGGTGCAGACGATCCCCCAGCCCGAAGGCCGCTCCAACGACACGAACCCGACCTGGATCGGCAACCGGGTCTTCTTCCGCTCCGACCGGGATGGCGAGTTCAACCTGTTCTCCTTCGACACGGGCAGCGGCGAGATCGTCCGGCACTCCGACTTCGAGGACTTCCACGTCGAGGATCTCTCGGGTTCCACCGACACGGTGATCTACGAGCAGGCCGGCTACCTGCACGTCTACGATCCCGCCTCTGATCGGCATGAGCGCCTGCGGATCGGCGTGGCGGCCGACCTGACCGAGACCAGGTCCCGCTGGGTCGAAGGGCCGGAGAACATCCGCAGCGCGTCCATCTCTCCCACTGGCGCCCGCGCCGCGTTCGGCTATCGGGGTGAGGTGCTGACCTTGCCGGCCAAGAAGGGTGATGCTCGCAACCTGACCCGGACGCCCGGCGTCCACGAGCGCGACCCGGCCTGGTCGCCCGACGGCGCCAGCATCGCTTTCTTCTCGGACGAGGGCGGCGAGTACGGACTCCACGTCCGCGATCAGCAGAGCGGCGAGGTCCGCCGCTACGAGCTGGGCGGCGAACGCGGCGGCAGCGGCTTCTACCACGGCCCCGAGTGGTCGCCCGACGGCGACAAGATCAGCTACGTCGACAACTCGATGACCCTGTTCGTCATCGATCTCGATGACGGCGACGTAGCGAAGGTGGCGAGCGAGTACTACTACGGCCCCTCCTTCCCGCCCCGGCCCGGCCACTCCTGGGCGCCGGACTCACGGTACGTCGCCTACACGTTGAACACCCGCTCCTACATGCAGCAAGTGTTCGTTTACGACGTGGAAGCAGAGACATCCCACCCGGTGACCGACGGGCTGAGCGAGGTCGGCGAACCCGTCTTCGACCGGAGCGGCGACTATCTGTACTTCCGCGCCTCGACCGACGCCGGACCGGTCAAGCACTGGTTCGCCATGTCGAACGCGGACATGGAACTGTCGAGCGCGATCTATCTCGCGGTCCTGCGCCAGGACGGCGAATCGCCGCTTGCCGCGGAGAGCGACGAGGAGGCCGTGGAATCCGACGAAGGCGACGCGGAGGCCGAGGAAGGCAACGACACCGAAGCGGAAGCCGACAGCGACGGTGAAGACGCCGAAGGGCCACGGGTCGAGATCGATTTCGAGGGCCTCAACCAGCGCATCCTCGCCCTGCCCGTCCAGGCCGGCGGCTACAGCAACCTGGAAGCCGGCGAAGCAGGCAAGCTCTACTACCTCCGCTCGCAGCCCGCGGGCCGGTTCGGCGGGGGTGGCGGCGATCTCGTCCTCTTCAACCTGGAGGATCGCGAGGAAACGGTGCTGCTCTCCGGCGTCGGAGGCTTCTCGCTGAGCGCCGACGGCAAGAAGCTGCTCTACGCCGGCCAGAACGACTTCGGCATCGCGAACGCCGGCGGCAAGATCGACCGGGCGCAAAGCGCCATGGCGGTCGACAAGCTCACCGTCCGCATCGACCCGCGCGCCGAGTGGAGGCAGATCTACGACGAGGTCTGGCGGATCAACCGCGACTACTTCTACGACCCGGGCATGCATGGAGCCGACTGGCCGGCAATGGCCGAGAAGTACAGCGGCTTCCTGGCCGACGTCGCCACCCGCGCCGACCTGAACAAGGTGCTGCGCTGGATGTGCAGCGAGATCGCGGTCGGCCACCACCGCGTCGGCGGCGGCGACCGGCGAGCCGATCCGGAGCGAGTGGGCGGGGGTCTGCTCGGCGCCGACTTCGAGATCGCCGACGGCCGCTACCGTTTCGCCCACGTGCTGGGGGGCCTGAACTGGAACCCCGAACTGCGGGCGCCGCTCACCGAGCCGGGCGTTTCCGTTTCCGCCGGCGAGTACCTGCTTGCCGTCAACGGCGTCGACCTCGAAGCTGCGGACAACGTCTTCGCGCGCTTCGAGAACACCGCCGGCAAGATCACGGACATCACGGTCGGTCCGAACGCCGACGGTTCCGGCTCGCGCACCGTTTCCGTCGTCCCGATCCCGAACGAGTCGGCGCTCCGCAACCGGGAGTGGGTCGAGGGCAACCTGGCCAAGGTCGACGAGGCCACGGACGGCCGGGTGGCCTACGTCTACGTGCCGAACACGACCACCCTCGGGCACACCTACTTCAAGCGCTACTTCTTCCCGCAGGTCCACAAGCAGGCCCTGATCGTCGACGAGCGATTCAACGGCGGCGGCCAGGTCGCGGACTACTACATCGACCACCTGCGGCGCCCGTACATCAGCCACTGGGCTACCCGCTACGGGGCCGATTTCCGCACCCCGAGCGCGGCCATCCTCGGGCCGAAGGTCATGATCATCGACGAGACCGCCGGCTCCGGCGGCGACCTGCTGCCCTGGATGTTCCGCAAGCTCGGCCTCGGCCCCCTGGTCGGCAAGCGGACCTGGGGCGGTCTGGTCGGCACGCTCGGCTTCCCCATCCTGATGGACGGCGGATTCGTGACCGCCCCGAACCTGGCGATCTGGACCGAGGACGGCTTCGTGGTCGAGAACGTCGGCGTGCCGCCCGACGTCGACGTCGAGCAGTGGCCCGCGGACATCATCGCCGGCCGCGACCCGCAGCTCGAGAAGGCGATCGAGATCGTCCTCGAGCAACTGGAGTCGAACCCGCCCGCCGAACCCGCGAAACCGCCCTTCCCGATCCGGGTGCGTCGTTAG
- a CDS encoding DUF2911 domain-containing protein, with the protein MYRQTACRVLILSLCLAVIGFAPAAAQGERPASPEGAASTQIGDAWIDITYSRPILRGRTGIFGSGEEYGQTLLAGGPVWRAGANVTTRINTEADLSIGGTTVPAGEYSLFIDLKDGAWTAIISKQGYMETFDQAKMAEGLTWGAYGYNAEHDVVRAPMMTSTEEFAVDQMTILFSDVSEAGGAIVVIWDNQMGVLPFGVGQ; encoded by the coding sequence ATGTACCGACAGACTGCCTGCCGCGTTCTCATTCTCAGCCTGTGCCTCGCGGTGATCGGCTTCGCACCCGCCGCGGCCCAGGGCGAACGGCCCGCCAGCCCCGAGGGTGCCGCCTCGACGCAGATTGGCGACGCCTGGATCGACATCACCTACAGCCGGCCCATCCTGCGTGGCCGCACCGGCATCTTCGGCTCCGGCGAAGAGTACGGGCAGACGCTTCTCGCGGGCGGTCCCGTCTGGCGCGCCGGCGCGAACGTGACGACCCGGATCAACACCGAGGCCGACCTGTCGATCGGCGGCACGACGGTCCCCGCAGGCGAGTACAGCCTGTTCATCGATCTGAAGGACGGCGCCTGGACCGCGATCATCTCGAAGCAGGGCTACATGGAGACCTTCGACCAGGCCAAGATGGCGGAAGGCCTGACCTGGGGCGCCTACGGCTACAACGCAGAGCACGATGTCGTCCGCGCGCCGATGATGACCTCGACCGAGGAGTTCGCCGTCGACCAGATGACGATCCTGTTCTCCGACGTCTCGGAGGCCGGCGGCGCGATCGTCGTCATCTGGGACAACCAGATGGGCGTCCTGCCCTTCGGCGTCGGCCAGTAG
- a CDS encoding VOC family protein translates to MTVAGQTVGVNGIAHIQLTVRDPERCLPFWEGLCNFLEMKTLIRGEDVLYCIGSRTGILVRAAPPDKRDRPFDQDRPGLHHLCFRARSREDVDSIYRFIESELEAKIIHGPEEGSRFAPGYYSILVEDPDGIRVEVNHVPGKGHFGEGGRLGPGGTGAATTYGDHGLGD, encoded by the coding sequence GTGACCGTCGCCGGCCAGACCGTCGGCGTCAACGGGATCGCGCATATCCAGTTGACGGTCCGGGATCCGGAACGGTGCCTGCCGTTCTGGGAGGGGCTCTGCAACTTCCTGGAGATGAAGACCCTGATCCGCGGTGAGGACGTGCTGTACTGCATCGGCAGCCGGACCGGCATCCTGGTCCGCGCCGCTCCGCCGGACAAGCGCGACCGGCCGTTCGACCAGGACCGACCCGGGCTCCATCACCTCTGCTTCCGGGCCCGCAGCCGCGAGGATGTCGACTCGATCTACCGCTTCATCGAGTCGGAACTCGAGGCGAAGATCATCCACGGCCCCGAGGAAGGCTCACGGTTCGCGCCGGGCTACTACTCGATCCTGGTCGAGGACCCGGACGGCATCCGGGTCGAAGTGAACCACGTGCCGGGCAAGGGGCACTTCGGCGAAGGCGGCCGGTTGGGGCCTGGCGGGACGGGGGCGGCCACGACGTACGGCGACCACGGGTTGGGGGACTAG
- a CDS encoding thiol-disulfide isomerase, translating into MRSFPIVSFRRRAVRMVAATLVASFSSTAFAAPAAAADSDAVVFSRDVAPILMRHCVGCHRPGEIAPMSLLTYREARPWARSIRRVVVNGEMPPWFANPEHGVWANDARLSKDEIETIVAWVDGGATPGDPALMPEPPRFRDGWQVGEPDHVIELPPVTVPANGPDLAPTQLVRLDLPERRWVRAVEFQPGDRTVNHHQIVFRGGFSGTGSPGGEERPVGDRQRGKAGTVDVNIFAVWAAGAAPTVFPDGAGRWVDPGELLMINQHYHPNGDSERTDRTRIGLYFGEGPLEIEVEAIFASRMDFTIPAGAPNHRIVTRHELGKDSRIVSYFPHMHMRGRAMSFIAVYPDGRREILLDVPEFDFDWQLFYYPEAPHLLPAGSVVEVVAHYDNSAANPYNPDPTRDVGFGFRSTDEMMVGIFELIEVGLEESGE; encoded by the coding sequence ATGCGCTCGTTTCCGATCGTTTCGTTTCGCCGCCGAGCCGTCCGGATGGTGGCGGCCACCCTGGTCGCGTCCTTCTCCTCGACTGCGTTCGCCGCCCCCGCCGCGGCCGCCGACAGCGACGCGGTGGTCTTCAGCCGCGACGTGGCGCCGATCCTGATGCGCCACTGCGTCGGCTGCCACCGGCCTGGCGAAATCGCGCCGATGTCGCTCCTGACCTACCGGGAGGCGCGGCCCTGGGCCCGCTCGATCCGGCGCGTCGTCGTCAACGGCGAAATGCCGCCGTGGTTCGCGAACCCGGAGCACGGCGTCTGGGCGAACGACGCTCGGCTGAGCAAGGACGAGATCGAGACGATCGTTGCCTGGGTCGATGGCGGCGCTACGCCCGGCGATCCGGCGCTGATGCCCGAGCCGCCTCGGTTCAGGGATGGCTGGCAGGTGGGCGAGCCGGACCACGTGATCGAATTGCCGCCGGTAACCGTGCCGGCGAACGGGCCGGACCTGGCTCCCACACAGCTCGTGCGGCTGGACCTCCCGGAGCGTCGCTGGGTGCGGGCCGTGGAGTTCCAGCCCGGCGACCGCACCGTGAATCACCACCAGATCGTCTTCAGGGGTGGATTCAGCGGGACGGGTTCGCCTGGCGGCGAGGAGCGGCCGGTCGGTGACCGGCAGCGCGGGAAAGCCGGCACCGTCGACGTGAACATCTTCGCGGTCTGGGCGGCCGGGGCGGCGCCGACCGTGTTCCCTGACGGCGCCGGACGCTGGGTGGACCCCGGGGAACTGCTGATGATCAACCAGCACTACCATCCGAACGGCGACTCGGAACGTACCGACAGGACCCGGATCGGCCTCTACTTCGGCGAGGGTCCGCTGGAGATCGAGGTGGAGGCGATCTTCGCGAGCAGGATGGACTTCACGATCCCGGCCGGCGCCCCGAACCATCGAATCGTGACCCGCCACGAACTCGGGAAGGACTCGCGGATCGTGTCCTACTTCCCGCACATGCACATGCGCGGCCGGGCGATGTCGTTCATCGCGGTCTACCCGGACGGCCGCCGCGAGATCCTCCTCGACGTGCCGGAGTTCGACTTCGACTGGCAACTCTTCTACTACCCGGAGGCGCCGCATCTGCTGCCGGCGGGGAGCGTGGTGGAGGTCGTGGCGCACTACGACAACTCGGCGGCGAACCCCTACAACCCGGATCCGACCCGCGATGTCGGCTTCGGCTTTCGGTCGACGGACGAGATGATGGTCGGCATCTTCGAGCTGATCGAAGTCGGTCTGGAGGAGAGCGGGGAGTGA